The DNA window CGACGATCTCGAACCCGTGCTGAACCTGGTCGAGGAGACCGTGCGCCGCCACTAGGCGCGTCCCGGGCAGCGGCATGCCGTGAAGGTGGCCATCAGGGGCGTTCGACCGCGTGTCCGCGCGGGACTCGGACCGAGGCGAGCTGGGTGGCCTGCCCGACGAGGCGGCCCTTCGCGTCCCAGGCGTGCGCGGTCTCGTCCATCCGGTCGCCGCCGATCTCGGTCGCGGCCATCCTGACCCGGACCGGTCCCGGTGCGGGCAGCCGTCGCAGGTAGGCGCTGAACTGCACGGTCGGCGCCCAGCCCGGTACCCCGAGGTCGTAGGAGACCGGTGGCACCGGGTCGAGTGCCACCAGCAGGCTCAGCGGGTCCCAGTCGGCCCCGTTCGCGAGGCGTTGCCAGCCCGCGAGCACACCCGCGCCCGACGGCTTCCCCACCGCGAAACCGAGCCCTGCCGGATCGAGGCGCTGGTCGACGACCTCCATCAGGGGCACGCGGAAGTCCGCGCCGGGTACCTCGGGCGGGTTGCGGACGCAGTCCGCCTCATCCGGAATCTCGACCGGTTCCGCCCGTGACCACCACGCGTCGGTTTCGTCGAGCTTTCCTTGCACGATCAGCGCTTCGACGCACGGCGACCCGTCCTGCGCCAGCCTGGCGCGCAGCTGCGTGGCCCCCCGCCCGGCGCGCAGGAGTTCGACCTCGACGTCGGCCGCACCGGGCGCGGGCGCCTGGATGAACGAAGCGCTGACGGCGGTCGGATGCGGGTGCGCCTCCCCCGCCACCCGCGCCGCCGCGCGCCCGAGCACCGCCAGCAGGTACCCGCCGTGCAGCTTCGTGCCCACGGCCCAGCCGGGGTCCAGTTCGGCGCCGAACCGGTGGCCCGATGCCGTGCCCTGCCGCGGTTCGACCGCGGTCGCCGTCTCGAAATCCGTCATCGTGAATCGCGCTCCGTTCGTCTCCCCACCGAGGTTGACAGCGTCAACTTGACGATGTCAACCTCATGTGGTGAACACGAAACGCGTCCGGGCCCGTCCCGGTGACGGTGCCAAGCTGCGCGAGGAGATCCTCCGCACCGCCGAGCGGCTCCTCGTCGAGTCCGGTACCGAGGAGGCCCTGACGCTGCGCGCCGTGGCGAGGCTGGCATCGGTGACCACGCCATCGGTGTACCTGCACTTCTCCGGCAAGGAAGCGCTCGTCGAAGCGGTGTGCCTGCGCGTGTGGGACGAACTCGGCACCCGCATCCGCGACGCCTGCGAGGGGATGACCGATCCCTTCATGGCGCTCGGCCAGTGCGGGCGCGCGTACATCCACTTCGCGCTCGAACACCCCGTGCAGTACCGGGTGCTGCTGATGCGCCCGAACGACGCCGAGGACATCCCGCCCGCCGCGGCTGCCTGCTTCCGGCACATGGTCGACGCGGTCACCGCCTGCGTCGAAAACGGTGTCCTGCGAGGAGATCCCGAGACGCTCGCGCTCGGCATGTGGTCGGCGATGCACGGGTGCGTGTCGCTGGTCATCGCGCAGCCCGCGCTGCCGTGGCCCGAGGATTTCGAGTCCTTCGTCAACCACGTCGTCCGGATCGCGGGGTTCGGCAGCGCGCTGCAGGGCGCGCTCCCCGGCGCCGCCGTGCCGCGGAGCAGGGACCTCGCCGCGGGCATGGACGGGCTCGCGAAGGCCATGCGGCAGCGAGGCGCGCGATGACCCGGCGCACGGTGCTGGTGACGGGCGCTTCACGGGGTATCGGGGCCGAGACCGCCCGCCTCCTCGGCGCCGGAGGCGTGCACGTGTTCGTGAACTACCGAGAGAAGGCGAAGCGCGCGGACCAGGTCGTCGGCGAGATCGTCGACGCTGGCGGTTCGGCCGCCGCGGTGCGCGCCGACCTCACCGACCGCGATGCCGTCGACGCGATGATCGACGACATCCGCGCGAGCCACGGCCGCCTGGACGCGTTGGTGCTCAACGCTTCCGGCGGCATGGAGCGCGGCGCCGCACCCGGCTACGCCCTCGCGCTGAACCGGGACGCGCAGATCGGCGCGCTCGACTCCGCGCTGCCGCTGATGACCGCACGAAGCCGGGTTGTCTTCGTGACCAGCCACCAGGCGCACTTCCACGGCAAGGGGTCCGCCTACGAGCAGTACGAACCCGTGGCGCACAGCAAGCGCGCGGGCGAAGACGCACTGCGGGCGCGCATCCCGGCACTGTCCGCGCGGGGCATCGATCTCGTCGTGGTGTCCGGGGACATGATCGAAGGCACCATCACCGTCACACTCCTCGACCGGGCGCGCCCGGGAACCCTCGACGCACGGCGCGCGCAAGTGGGAACGCTTCCCACGGTCGGGGAATTCGCGGCGGAGGTGGCGAACGCGGTCACGGCCCCGTTCGAAACCGGGCACACCGTCTACGTCGGCGGCGCGGATTACCTGGTGCGCTGAGAATGTCGGTGGGGCGTGTTCCACTGAGGACATGGATCTGCTGAGCGCGCACGAAGAAGCCATGCGGGGGTTCGACGATCTCGTGGGCCGGATCGGGGATCGCTGGGCCGCGCCGACGCCGTGTACCGAGTGGACGGTCGCCGATCTGCTCAACCACCTCGTCGGCGAGCAGCTGTGGGTGCCGCACCTGCTCGCGGGCGAGACGCTCGAGGAGGTCGGCGGCCGGTACGACGGCGACGTGCTCGGTGCCGACCCGGTCGGGGCGTGGCGGCGGTCCTCGGCCGCCGCCCGTGCCGCGTGGGTCGAAGACGGTGCCACCGAACGGGATGTGCACGTGTCCTTCGGCGAGATCGGCGCCGCCGAGTACGGCTGGCAGATGACGCTCGACCTCGCCGTGCACGGCTGGGACCTGGCGAAGGCGATCGACGTCACGTCGCCCCTCGGCGAGACCATGGCTCGGCGGCTGCTGGAAGTGTTCGAACCGGAGCTGGAACAGTGGCAGGGCATGGGGATCTTCGCCGCGCCGGTGCCCGTCCCGGCGGGCGCGGACACGCCGTCGAAGCTGCTCGCGCTCCTGGGCCGCGACCCCGGCTGAGGAGGAGAAAGCGCACGAAACGGCCGCGGGGACGGTACGCTGGTCGCACCGCAGCAGTTCTTGTTCCGTTTTTCGAGGAGTGACACCTTTCGTGCGCGACGCGCAGTCACCTGGTGACAGTACTAAGCCGGGTGACGAACCCGGCTTGCCCCTGGTCCCCCCACGCTTGACGCCCCTCGGCGGTGTCGCGTAGTGGACATCGTTCTCGCCGTGCTCGGCGTGCTCTTCTTCATCCTCCTGACGATCGGCACCGGTCTCGCCGTCGCGGCGGAGTTCTCGCTCACCGCGCTCGAACGCAGCACCGTCGACGCGAACGTCCGCCAGGTCGGCGACAAGCGCTCGACGACCGTGCAGAAGGCGCACCGGACGCTGTCGTTCCAGCTCTCCGGCGCGCAGGTCGCGATCACCATCACCACGCTGGTCACCGGGTACGTCGCGGAGCCGCTCATCGGCAGGCTCGTGAACCCGCTGCTGACCGCCGTCGGCCTTCCCGGCGGCGCCGCGGGCGTGGTCTCCCTCGTGCTGACCCTGCTCATCGCGACGTCGGCGTCGATGATCCTCGGCGAGATGGTGCCGAAGAACCTCGCGATCGCCCGTCCACTCCAGACCGCGCGCGCGGTGGCCGGGTACCACTCGCGCTTCTCCGCGCTGTTCCGCTGGCTCATCACGCTGATGAACAACAGCGCGAACTTCCTGGTGCGCAAGTTCGGCGTGGAGCCGCAGGAGGAACTGCGCTCGGCGCGGTCACCGCAGGAACTGGGCTCGATCGTGCGCTCCAGCGCCGAAAGCGGCACGCTCGACACCTCGACCGCGGAGCTGCTCGACAAGTCCCTCCGCTTCGGGGAGCGCACCGCGGAGGAGCTGATGACGCCGCGCGTGCAGGTCGAGTCGCTCACCGTCGACGACACGGTCCACGCGCTCGTCGAACTCGCCCGGCGCACCGGGTTCTCCCGGTTCCCGGTCTACACCGAGGATCTCGACGACGTGCAGGGCGCCGTCCACGTCAAGCAGGCGTTCACGGTGCCCGCGGCCGAGCGCGGCACGGTCAAGATCGGTTCCGTGATGCGGCCGGTCCCCACCGTCCCCGAATCCCTGCCCGGTGACGCGCTGCTGAACCGCCTGCGCGCGTCCCGGTTCCAGGTCGCGATCGTGGTCGACGAGTACGGCGGCACCGCGGGACTGGTGACGCTGGAGGACGTCGTCGAAGAGATCATCGGCGACGTCCGCGACGAGCACGATTCCCACGAAGGGCCCGCGTCCCAACGCCTCGGCGCCGACAGCTGGGTGGTCTCGGGACAGCTCAGGGCGGACGAAGTGACCGAGCAGACCGGGTTCCGGATGCCCGACGGCGACTACGAGACCATCGCGGGCCTCATCCTCGAACGGCTGGGCAAGATCCCCGCCGCGGGCGATTCCGCCGACGTCGACGGCTGGCGGCTGACCGTCACGGAGATGGACCGGCTGCGGATCGCCGAGGTCGGGGTCCACCGCGTCACCGCGCCCGCACCCGAAAAGCAGGAGGCGGGACGATGAGCGACTGGTGGTATTTGGCACTGGTTTTCGTGCTGCTGCTGGCGAACGCGTTCTTCGTCGGCGCCGAGTTCACGCTCATCTCCTCGCGCCGCGACCGGCTGGAAGCGTTGCTGGAGCAGGGAAAGACGCGCGCGCGGATCGTGATCAACGCGAGCAGGAACGTGTCGCTGATGCTCGCGGGCGCGCAGCTGGGCATCACGATCTGCTCGCTGCTGCTGGGGCGGCTCGGCGAGCCCGCGGTGGCGCACCGGCTCGCCGCGTTCTTCGAGCTGTTCGGCATCCCCGAGGTGCTGCTGCACCCGATCTCGTTCGCGATCGCGCTGGCCTTCATCACCATCCTGCACGTGCTGATCGGCGAGATGGTGCCGAAGAACCTCGCGATCGCCGAGCCGGAGCGGCTCGCGCTGTGGCTGGTGCCGCTGCACGTCGGCTGGGTGAAGCTGGCGAACCCGTTCATCTGGGTGCTGAACTTCGTGTCGAACTCGGCGCTGCGCCTGGTGAAGGTCGAGCCCAAGGACGAGCTGGAAACCGCCTACACCTCCGACGAACTGGCGGAGCTGCTGAGCGAGTCGCGCCGCGAGGGCCTGCTGGAGCAGTCCGAGCACGAACGGCTGAGCCAGACCCTGTCCTCGGTCCAGAAGACCGTCGCGGACGTGCTGGTGCCCACCGGCGAGCTCACCACGCTGCCGGTGTCCCCCACCGTGGGCGACGTCGAGCACGCGGTGTCCGAGACCGGTTTCTCGCGTTTCCCGGTGCGAGACGGCGGCGGCGCGCTGATCGGCTACATCCACGTGAAGGACGTGCTCGACCAGCTCAACGGCGACCCCGGCCGGACGGTCGCACCGGAGAAGACGCGCAACCTCACCGAACTGCGCGCCGACGCGCGCCTCGACGTCGCGCTTTCCGCAATGCGCAAGGAAGGCAGCCACCTCGCGCGCGCGGTGGGCCCGGACGGGAACGCGGTCGGCGTGGTGACGCTGGAGGATCTCGTCGAGGAGTACGTGGGCACGGTCCGCGACGGAACCCATGTGACACGCTGAAGACCGTGGGCACCGTACTGACCGAACAGGAGTGGCGTGCGCGCGAGGAGGCGCACACCGCCCGGATGCGGCGCTGGACCGAACCGCACCAGCGCCGCCGTTCGCGTGGCGAAAAGCACCCGGTGCTCGACTTCCTGTTCACCTACTACTCGCACCGGCCCTCACACCTCGAACGGTGGCAGCCCGGCCCGGGGATCGTGTTGTCCGGGGCGGGCGCCACGCGCTTCCTCGAACGCCGCGGCTACCGCGCGGTGCCGGACGGAGTCGCCCTCGACGACGCGGAGTTCGGCGAGAACCGGGTCCGCACCGCGCGCTACATCCGGTCGCTCCTGGAAGCCACGGCGTCGCGCGCGCCGCGGCTGAGCTGCTTCGGCCTGCACGAGTGGGCGATGGTCTACCGCCAGCCGCCCGGCGAGGTGCGCCACACCCAGCTGCCGCTGCGGCTCGGCTCCTCGGGCACCGACGAGGTGGTAAACTCCCTGGAAGTCCGGTGCGGGCACTACGACGCGTTCCGGTTCTTCACCGAAGCGGCCCGCCCCCGCAACACGCTCACCCCGGCGAGGACGACCCAAATCGATCTTGAACAGCCCGGCTGCCTGCACGCCAACATGGATCTGTTCAAATGGGCCTACAAACTCGACCCGTTCGTCCCGTCGGAACTGCTCGGCGACTGTTTCGAACTGGCCGCGGACATCCGCGTGCTCGACATGCGGGCGAGCCCGTACGACCTGACCGGTTTCGGGTACTCGCCGGTCCCGATCGAGACGCCGGGCGGGCGTGCCGAGTACGCCCGTGCGCAGGCGGAATTCGCCCGCCGAGCGGCACCGCTGCGTACACGACTGGTCGCGCTCTGCACGCGACTGCTCGAAAACGGGAATCGAGCTGTTAACACCGGTGACAACTGATAGTCATCACATTTCCTCCACACCTCTAACCTGTTAGAGTGATAACGTTTTGATTGCATACTCTGAGCACGCAATTCGCGGTCGAAAGGACTCCAATGGGGCGACACAGCAGGGCCGAAGACCCCGCTCCCTACCGTCCTGAAGGTCCGCCCGTCCGGGCGGAAAGATCGGGCCAGCCCCAGCAGGGCCGTCCTCGCGCACGCCAGGTCCCCCCGGACCGTGCGCGAGCGGGCCAGGCGCAGCCGCGGGGTCAGTTCCGCGGGGAGCACCCTGGACGGCAGGGCGGCCGCCCGTCGCGGCCGAACCCGGCTCCCGCCGCCGAGCGTCCCGCCGCGGGCCAGGGCCGCCGCAGGCGCGCCACCAAGATCGACGTCACCGGCCCGATCGACCCCGCCGCCGTCGCCCGCGCGAAGAACAGCTCGGACACCGGGACCCACCGCATCGTCGGCAAGAAGCAGCGGCGCCGGGTCGCCAAGTGGCCCATCGCGTGCCTCGCGCTCGTCGCGCTCGCGGTACTCGGCTGGCTCGGCTGGGGCTGGGCCGACGGCATCGTGAACAACCGCGCGGAGGCACAGGCGTCCGCGTGCTCCGAAGGGGAAACCTCGATCGCGGTGGTGGTGGCGCCGGACGCCGAGCAGCCAGCCAAGGCCGCGGCCGGCCGCTGGAACCAGGCGAACACCGTGGTGCACGGCCACTGCGTCCGGGTCGACGTGCGCGCGGCCTCCTCGGAGCGCACGCTCAACGCGCTGGCCGGTCGCGGCAGCATCGACGAGATCGGCGGGCTCCCCGCGGCGTGGATGCCGGACAGCTCGTCGTGGGTGACGCAGCTGAAGGCCGCCAAGCCGGGCATGATCTCCTCGCCGCCGGAACCCATCGCCAGCGGGAAGCCCGCGGACTACCCGTACGTCGGGATCGGCGGCAAGATCGACGACGTGCAGCAGCGGGCGGCGCAGTCCTTCCGCGAGTTCCTCAAGCAGCCCGCCCAGCAGACCGACTTCGCCGACGCCGGGCTCACCAAGCGATGAGGGGCACCAGGGTCACGCGAGGTTGAACGTGTCGGGGTCGGGCCCGACCCGCTCGCCGCGGTCGAGCTCGGCGATCACCGTCATGTCGTCGTCGGCGAGCTCGAAGTCGAACACGTCGATGTTCTCCGCGATCCGTGACGGGGTCACCGACTTCGGGATCACCACGGTGCCGAGCTGCAGGTGCCACCGCAGGATGATCTGCGCGGCCGTCTTGCCGTACTTCGACGCCAGCGAGCCGATCGTGCCGTCGGAGAACAACGCGCCCTGGGCGAGCGGGCTCCACGCCTCGGTGACGATCCCGTTCTCGGCGTGGAACTCCCGCAGCGGGCCCTGCTGGAGCTGCGGGTGCAGCTCGATCTGGTTCACCGCGGGCACGATCTGGGTCTCCGACATGAGCCGCTGAAGGTGCGGGATCTGGAAGTTCGACACGCCGATCGCGCGCACCCTGCCGTCGTTGTACAGCTCTTCGATGGCGCGCCAGGTCTCAATGTACTTGTCGCGCTGCGGCAGCGGCCAGTGGATCAGGTACAGGTCGAGGTAGTCGAACCCGAGCTCCGCCATGCTGCGGTCGAAGCCGCGGAGCGTGGTGTCACGGCCCTGGTCGGAGTTCCACAGCTTGGTGGTGAGGAACAGGTCCTCGCGCGCGGTCTCCGAGGAGCGGATGCCCTCGCCGACCCCGGCCTCGTTCCGGTAGGCGGCCGCGGTGTCGATGCTGCGGTACCCGGCGTCGATCGCGGTCCTGACGATCTTCGCGGTCTGGTCTTCCGGCACCTGCCAGACGCCGAACCCGAGCTGCGGGATGACGACGTCGTTGTTGAGAGCGACGGTGGGCACGGGCGGAGGAATGGCCATGGGGTTCCGGTCCTCGTTTCGGTCTCGCGGTCGAACCTGCCGCGGTCATCGTCTCACTGCGGACCGCGCAGGCGCGCGGCGGTCCGCTCGTCCGCGGGGAAGAACGACTCGATGACGAGTTCGGCCATCGTCACGTCCAGCGGCGTGCCGAAAGTCGCCACAGCGCTGAAGAACGCGAGTTCGGTATCGCGGTGCCGAAGCCGCAGCGGCACGAAGATGTCGCCGGGCCCCGGAACCTCCACTTCGGGCACTTCCTGATCGCACGGGTAGCCGCGCAGTTCGCCGAGCAGCGCGGTCAGCTCCGGGTCCGCGGTCGCGGCGACCTGGCGCCGCAGCGTGCCGAGCAGGTGCGCGCGCCACTCCCCCAGGTTCACGATGCGCGGGGCCATCCCGTCCGGGTGCAGGGTCAGCCGCAGCACGTTCACCGGCGGCGCGAGCAGCGCCGGATCGACGCCTTCGAGCAGCAGTCCCGCGCTCGCGTTGGAATCGAGCAGGTTCCAGCCCCGGTCGACCACCACCGCCGGGTACGGGTCGTGCCCCGCCAGCAGCAGCCGGACGGCCTCCCGCACCGCGGACATCTCCGGCGCGTCCAGCCCGGCCTGCCGGTACGCGGGCGCGTACCCGGCGGCGAGCAGCAGCTGGTTCCGTTCGCGCAGCGGCACATCGAGGTGCTCGCCGAGCCGCAGGACCATCTCGCGGCTCGGCTTCGAGCGGCCCGTTTCCACGAAGCTGAGGTGCCGGCTGGAGATCTCGGCGGTCAGCGACAGGTCGAGCTGGCTGATGCGCCTGCGCTCGCGCCAGGCGCGCAGGAGCGTGCCGACGGATTGCGGGGGAACCTGCGTCACGGTGGTCACGGCGATCACCGTACGACGGCGGGTACGGCACGGCCATTACCTCCGGCGTAATCGACACGCCCCGGCACACCCGGCCAAGGTGGTGGCACGGCGGAACCCCGCCGATCCTTTGCCCCACAACGAAAAGAGGCCCCGTGTCCGACTACCAGCACCTCGCGGAGCGCTACATCGCGGTGTGGAACACCACCGACCCTCAGCAGCGGCGAGCACTCGTCGACGAGCTGTTCACCGCCGACGCGACCTACACCGATCCGCTCGGCGCGGTCAGCGGCAGGGACGGCGTGGACGGGTTCGTCGCGAGTGCGCAGGAGCAGTTCGCCGGTCTCGTGTTCAGCCTGTCCGGTACCGCCGACGGCCACCACGACCTGGCGCGGTTCACCTGGCACCTGACCCCGCCCGGCGGCGGCGAACCGCTCGCCATCGGGTTCGACGTGATCGAAGTGGACGGCGAGCGCATCCGGCGCGTGCACGGGTTCCTCGACAAGGTCCCGTCCTGAGCGACACTGTCCACAATGGAGAAAAGGGAACGGCCGGGAAACTGGCCCTCCCCACTCTGTCCATACCCGTGACGGGCGCCTGAGAGGTTCACCCGTGTGTTGAGCCGGGCTTGCACCTTCGGCGGGGCGGGCAGGTGGTGACCTGCCGGCCCGCTTTCCAGAGGCGTCTCGCCCGCGCGGTCCTGGGTGCCTGAGAGGTTCCGGGGAGGACTTGCTCCTTCGGCGCCGGACTCACCAGGTGTGTGGTCCGGACTCTCCCGCGCGGGTTCGTCGACTGCGGTGCCCACCTTACCCGGTGGGCCCGCGGCCGGTGCTCACCCGGTCCGGCGCGCGTTGCGGCGCTGGGTCAGCTCGTCCGGCTGGACGTCCTCGATCCTGGCGCCGTCGGCGCGTTCGGCGGGGAATTCGTGGATGGTGCCGCTGATCTCCTGCATCGCGCCGCTGACCGCGATGCCAAACACGCCCTGCCCGCCCTGCAGCAGATCGACGATCTCCTCCGGTGACGTGCACTCGTACACGGTGGCGCCGTCGGAGAACAAGGTGACCTTCGCGAGGTCCCGCACTCCCCTCGCCCGCAGGTGCTCGACCGCGACGCGGATGTTCTGCAGCGACACCCCGGTGTCCAGCAGCCGCTTGACGATCTTGAGGACCAGCATGTCCTTGAACGAGTAGAGCCGCTGCGAACCGGACCCGTGCGCCGTGCGGATGCTCGGCGCGACCAGCTTCGTCCGCGCCCAGTAGTCGAGCTGCCGGTAGGTGATGCCCGCAATCTGACACGCGGCGGGCCCGCGGTAGCCGACCAGCTCGTCCGGCAGCGACGCGTCCGGGAACAGTTCACCCTGCTCACCGTCTCCCGCGCCGACGGCCTGGACCGGCCTTTCCTCGACCACGCATGCCTCCCCTCGCCCGGCCTGCCGGCCGGTCGAACAGCACCTGACACCCGGGGCGGGGGCCAGGGAGGTGGAACCGCGGCAGGTGCGCCCCAGTACCGCGAATCACACCAAAGCGATTTACCTCCAATGACGGTATGCGCGCCCGACTGCCCGGTCAACGCGACGCGCGGCGACCTCAAGCTGAAGTTGAGACTTTCTTCGCGGTTGCACCCGTTACTCAAGCGTGTTAATTTTTACTCATGCAGATAACACCTCGGGCCGAAGACGGCGCGGGCATCACCGTGACCGAGGCGGCGAGGCGGGCTCAGATCGTCGGGGCCACCATCGCCACCATCGCCGAACTCGGCTACGCCAAGACTTCGTTCGCCAGGATCAAGGAGCGGGCGGGCCTGTCCAGCACGCGCATCATCGGCTACCACTTCACGAACAAGGCCGGGCTGATGATGGCGGTGCTGACCACCATCACCGGGGCCAAGGAGCGGTTCCTCCGCGAGCGCGCCGGGGCGCCTGCCGAGCGGGCCGCGATGCTCCGCGCGCACATCGAAACCGAGGTGGCGTTCCTCGGGGCGTACCCGGAGTACGTGCGGGTGCTCTCCGAACTCGCGGGCGGCGTGGACGATCCCGAAGGCTGGGCGATCGCGGGTCCGGTGCTCGAAGGCATGCGGACCGGCCAGATCACCAGGGTGCTCGCGCAGGGCAGGCGCGAAGGCGCGTTCGGCGAGTTCGACCCCGAGGTGGTGGGACGGTCGGTGGCGCACGCCATCGACGGCGCCGCGGCCGCCTACGCGGAGAACCCGGCGCTCGACCTCGAGCACTACGGCCGCGAACTGGCTGATCTGTTCGAGCGGGCCACGCGCCCGATATGAAGAAGAGGGCCACTCCCCGCAACGGGGAGTGGCCCTCGACCTGTCCGGGTCATCGGGTTGGTTCAGGTGTCGGCGCCGCGGAAATCCTCCGGGGACACCGAGTCGAGGAACTCGCGGAACTTCTCGACCTCGTCCTCCTGCTCGTCCGGGATGATCAGGCCGGCTTCCTCCAGCACCGCGTCCACCGCGTGGATCGGGACACCGACGCGCAGCGCCAGCGCGACCGAGTCGCTCGGCCGCGCGGACACCCTGATGTCGCCGTCGAACACCAGCTCCGCGTAGAACGTGCTCTCGCGCAGGTCGGTGATCACCACTTGCTTGAGCTCTCTGCCGAGCGCTCCGATGACTTCCTTGAGCAAGTCGTGGGTCAACGGTCGCGCGGGGCGCACACCCTGCTGCTCCAAGGCGATCGCAGTGGCCTCCACCGAGCCGATCCAGATGGGGAGGTACCGCTCACCTTCCGTTTCCCGCAGCAACAAGATCGGCTGATTCGCGGGCAGTTCGACCCGCACGCCGACGACGCGCATTTCGCTGCTCATCGGGGTTCGCCTCCCTCTCCTGCGCGCGGGCTGCAGCGCTGTTCCGGGGATCCCGCGTCGACGTGTCCAACACCGTTGACGCTACCCGTCATCAGGGCGCTGTGCTCGCTGTCCGAAAGATTGAAACACCGGCCCGCCGCCGGGCCTGGACTAACCGTACGGCATCGAAGGCCCTACGTTCAGCTGTCGAATTGTGAAGAAACCAACCTGTGCCGCGGAAAGTCCGCGAATCAGCCCCCGGTGACGCCGCGGATACCGGCCTTGACCAGCAACGTGTGCAGCGTGACCGACAGCGCGGCCAGCTCGCGGACCACCTCGTCCGCGCGCGCCTTCGCGTCCTCGTCGCGGTGGTGGTAGACCGGCGCGACGATCTGTTCGAGCAGCCCGACCTCGCGGTCGGCCGAGGCGCGGAACGCGCGCAGGTGCCGCGGTTCGATGCCGAATTCGGTCATCGCCTTGACGGTGCGCGCGACCAGCACGGCGTCCGGGTCGTAGAACCCGGCCGCGCCCGGCCTGACCAGGCCGTACTGGCGCAACTCGGTGAGCGTGGCGAGATCGACCCCGGCCTGCTCCAGCAGTTCCTCCTGGGTCAGCCGGATCTGGATGCCGGAGGTGAAGTCCGCCGCCGAGGGCATCGCCGCGCGCTCGCCCGCGATCGTCGCCGCCGAGTCGAGCGCGACCAGCTTGCGCGGCAGCCGCGACGGGGAACCGGGGTGGCCGTCACCCCGGTCCGCGGCGTCGAGCTGCTCTTTGATGACCTTCAGGGGCAGGTAGTGGTCGCGCTGGGCGGACAGCACGAACCGGAGCCGCTCCACGTCCGCCGCCGCGAACTGCCGGTACCCCGAAGGCGTCCGGCCAGGCTGGACCAGGCCTTCCGACTCGAGGAACCGGATCTTGGAGAT is part of the Amycolatopsis sp. CA-230715 genome and encodes:
- a CDS encoding thioesterase family protein: MTDFETATAVEPRQGTASGHRFGAELDPGWAVGTKLHGGYLLAVLGRAAARVAGEAHPHPTAVSASFIQAPAPGAADVEVELLRAGRGATQLRARLAQDGSPCVEALIVQGKLDETDAWWSRAEPVEIPDEADCVRNPPEVPGADFRVPLMEVVDQRLDPAGLGFAVGKPSGAGVLAGWQRLANGADWDPLSLLVALDPVPPVSYDLGVPGWAPTVQFSAYLRRLPAPGPVRVRMAATEIGGDRMDETAHAWDAKGRLVGQATQLASVRVPRGHAVERP
- a CDS encoding TetR/AcrR family transcriptional regulator, giving the protein MNTKRVRARPGDGAKLREEILRTAERLLVESGTEEALTLRAVARLASVTTPSVYLHFSGKEALVEAVCLRVWDELGTRIRDACEGMTDPFMALGQCGRAYIHFALEHPVQYRVLLMRPNDAEDIPPAAAACFRHMVDAVTACVENGVLRGDPETLALGMWSAMHGCVSLVIAQPALPWPEDFESFVNHVVRIAGFGSALQGALPGAAVPRSRDLAAGMDGLAKAMRQRGAR
- a CDS encoding SDR family oxidoreductase — protein: MTRRTVLVTGASRGIGAETARLLGAGGVHVFVNYREKAKRADQVVGEIVDAGGSAAAVRADLTDRDAVDAMIDDIRASHGRLDALVLNASGGMERGAAPGYALALNRDAQIGALDSALPLMTARSRVVFVTSHQAHFHGKGSAYEQYEPVAHSKRAGEDALRARIPALSARGIDLVVVSGDMIEGTITVTLLDRARPGTLDARRAQVGTLPTVGEFAAEVANAVTAPFETGHTVYVGGADYLVR
- a CDS encoding TIGR03086 family metal-binding protein, which gives rise to MDLLSAHEEAMRGFDDLVGRIGDRWAAPTPCTEWTVADLLNHLVGEQLWVPHLLAGETLEEVGGRYDGDVLGADPVGAWRRSSAAARAAWVEDGATERDVHVSFGEIGAAEYGWQMTLDLAVHGWDLAKAIDVTSPLGETMARRLLEVFEPELEQWQGMGIFAAPVPVPAGADTPSKLLALLGRDPG
- a CDS encoding hemolysin family protein; translation: MDIVLAVLGVLFFILLTIGTGLAVAAEFSLTALERSTVDANVRQVGDKRSTTVQKAHRTLSFQLSGAQVAITITTLVTGYVAEPLIGRLVNPLLTAVGLPGGAAGVVSLVLTLLIATSASMILGEMVPKNLAIARPLQTARAVAGYHSRFSALFRWLITLMNNSANFLVRKFGVEPQEELRSARSPQELGSIVRSSAESGTLDTSTAELLDKSLRFGERTAEELMTPRVQVESLTVDDTVHALVELARRTGFSRFPVYTEDLDDVQGAVHVKQAFTVPAAERGTVKIGSVMRPVPTVPESLPGDALLNRLRASRFQVAIVVDEYGGTAGLVTLEDVVEEIIGDVRDEHDSHEGPASQRLGADSWVVSGQLRADEVTEQTGFRMPDGDYETIAGLILERLGKIPAAGDSADVDGWRLTVTEMDRLRIAEVGVHRVTAPAPEKQEAGR
- a CDS encoding hemolysin family protein, producing the protein MSDWWYLALVFVLLLANAFFVGAEFTLISSRRDRLEALLEQGKTRARIVINASRNVSLMLAGAQLGITICSLLLGRLGEPAVAHRLAAFFELFGIPEVLLHPISFAIALAFITILHVLIGEMVPKNLAIAEPERLALWLVPLHVGWVKLANPFIWVLNFVSNSALRLVKVEPKDELETAYTSDELAELLSESRREGLLEQSEHERLSQTLSSVQKTVADVLVPTGELTTLPVSPTVGDVEHAVSETGFSRFPVRDGGGALIGYIHVKDVLDQLNGDPGRTVAPEKTRNLTELRADARLDVALSAMRKEGSHLARAVGPDGNAVGVVTLEDLVEEYVGTVRDGTHVTR
- a CDS encoding 3-methyladenine DNA glycosylase, which codes for MRRWTEPHQRRRSRGEKHPVLDFLFTYYSHRPSHLERWQPGPGIVLSGAGATRFLERRGYRAVPDGVALDDAEFGENRVRTARYIRSLLEATASRAPRLSCFGLHEWAMVYRQPPGEVRHTQLPLRLGSSGTDEVVNSLEVRCGHYDAFRFFTEAARPRNTLTPARTTQIDLEQPGCLHANMDLFKWAYKLDPFVPSELLGDCFELAADIRVLDMRASPYDLTGFGYSPVPIETPGGRAEYARAQAEFARRAAPLRTRLVALCTRLLENGNRAVNTGDN
- a CDS encoding aldo/keto reductase produces the protein MAIPPPVPTVALNNDVVIPQLGFGVWQVPEDQTAKIVRTAIDAGYRSIDTAAAYRNEAGVGEGIRSSETAREDLFLTTKLWNSDQGRDTTLRGFDRSMAELGFDYLDLYLIHWPLPQRDKYIETWRAIEELYNDGRVRAIGVSNFQIPHLQRLMSETQIVPAVNQIELHPQLQQGPLREFHAENGIVTEAWSPLAQGALFSDGTIGSLASKYGKTAAQIILRWHLQLGTVVIPKSVTPSRIAENIDVFDFELADDDMTVIAELDRGERVGPDPDTFNLA
- a CDS encoding helix-turn-helix domain-containing protein, with the translated sequence MIAVTTVTQVPPQSVGTLLRAWRERRRISQLDLSLTAEISSRHLSFVETGRSKPSREMVLRLGEHLDVPLRERNQLLLAAGYAPAYRQAGLDAPEMSAVREAVRLLLAGHDPYPAVVVDRGWNLLDSNASAGLLLEGVDPALLAPPVNVLRLTLHPDGMAPRIVNLGEWRAHLLGTLRRQVAATADPELTALLGELRGYPCDQEVPEVEVPGPGDIFVPLRLRHRDTELAFFSAVATFGTPLDVTMAELVIESFFPADERTAARLRGPQ